tttattctttacaTGGCTGATATACAGAGTTATGTACATTACTGCACTTAATATTATTCAGATGGTGATACTGAAAACATTGTCAAGTGCTGGAGGTTTTTCCCTCTACAACAGTAAATTTACTCAGTCAAACAGTTGAAGTCAATTTTTTCTTACCAAAGGTCAtgttctccccccctcctccccccttcactGTGTTGATGGTTAAAGTGGCTTATTCAGTCCCAAATTGGTTATATAGCTGAAGCAGTACTCCAATTCTAACTGTAGGTGGTGCTAATTTATTATATATCGACACATGTCTCTACTGATAGGCTGTGCCTTTTGCTCTTGGTAATAGAACAAATTGAACAAGTAAACAAACGCTCTGAAAATCAATGCAGGTTTAATACAGTATTGATTTGTGCGAATGAATAATTCTGTGGAAACGCGTATCATCTCTAAATGTGAGGGTATATATGCTAAGACTGTCcgtgaattaattttgtgcagATTTATGTACAATTAAATGTCTTGCCACTATATGTACCTCAGGAAGTCGGGAGAAGAAAGTGCATTTTAGTCTGTTCAGTGTTAACTGAGTAAGCACATGAAAGGCACAGAAGAAATTGAGCATAAATGTGTAAAGGGGTGTTGGACATGATTATCTGGGTGTTTTTACTTGAAATTACACTCTTAGACATATTTCAGGTAATCTTGTGCACTATGCTGAAAAATAGTTTGCAGcctggaaaaaaggaaataaatcttGTGTGCTGTTATAAGTTGCTAACAAATTTGTGTTCTACCGGCCCCTGATTCTGAATGCTTGAGTGATAGTTGTCCTGCACTTGGGTAACATGCTGTACCAGGTATTGAGAAACACCCTAGGTACTGGTGTACTCTAGAGGTATGATAATTTTCAGGAATGTGTACCACCCACACCAAAAATTTGAGTAACTAGGCAGAGGTGAAGCCAACATTGTGGTCGTTTTATAGAGTTATGAAAGCACCAGCAGTTGTGTGGAGTCAGCAGATATATTTGTGTAGCTTCATGAAACCTAAACCTAAACccagggcgacatagctcaggaggtaagaccgattgtctggcagtcggagggttgccggttcaaaccccgccctgggcatgtcgaagtgtccttgagcaagacacctaacccctaacccctaactgctctggcaaatgagaggcatcaattgtaaagcgctttggataaaagcgctatataaatgcagtccatttaccatttaccattaaacaCATGCTCATTTCCCCGTGGACTAAAATTTTGAACTGAATTGACCGTATCTTCAATGTGATTCTGTCTGCGTTCTGAGTTTATCTGAGTTCACAACACCAAAGTGGTAAGTATATTTGTATCTTGGGGGGAGTTGATATCTACATATGCAAAACGAAATGAGAAGTTGGGATGCCTGCGGGCCACAGGTGAATATGGAAGAATCATAATTGTAAATGGATACATGGTGGAGTAACTCAGGTCCGAGCGCTTAGCTACGCGCAGTTAATCACTTGCTatgatttgtttaaaatgtatcataGGAGATAcgggaagaagaaaaatattagTTATGTAATGTTTAAGTGTTCTTACAATCAGTGGTCGATTACGCCTGAACAGGGCAGGTTTATTGCATTGGGCATGGCTCTGGAAATAACAGAACAGAagacgttacatttatttgacagacgcttttatccaaagcgacatacaataagtgcataccgaaggtcattggaacaactgcaaaacacaggtccgataaggtacaataatcattttgtaatagttattcatagccatgaccacattaagtccagtttacacagtaaacagtactctgacctaacctatgctaaggcAAACTAGGGGGCATGagaagctacaacatcaagataatgatacaaagtgcaataactgctggatggaggtacatgtaaaaaaaaaaacaggaaagtggcacaggaggtgtagcatgaaagagggggatttaagtgaataaaaatgatcCCTGATTGCCTCACAAAGTGGTGATAGTTAGGTAGTCCAGTTATAGTCTGAAGAGAAGAGTCTTCAGACCTtggcggaagatgggcaatgactgagtggttcgtagaggaacagggagtttgttccacccctggggagctagggtggagatgCTTTGTGGTAGGGACGAGTGATAACCATTCTTgggaagacaggaagagagccagtgtgtgcactggcagcaaatatgcatttgaagtAGTACATGACTACATGGTATTTGAGAACACAAGGGAAACCTGACTGCAGGGGAAGACGACACGAAAAACTGACTGGAGACAGTGGCTAACAGCAGTAATCCATGGACGAGCCCATAAAATGATAGAGACCGTGTAATGGCAAGGTATGCTTATGACGACGAAGCAACAAAGCAGGCTCTTGATGACAAAGTCCACTAGAGGCTGTAGGCTTGAAATGCCAATGATTCAATGGTATTGTGCAAGAAGCAAATTGGAAAAAGGCAGGGAGTTTACCAGATCAGAATAAAATTTAGTGAAGGGTTGTTCATAACTTCATGATTCCTTCTACTTTAAGAATGATCTCTCAAGGGCCATCGTAAAAATGGGAGAAACGTAGGCTGTAGTGTTACCAGCAGTTATATGGAAAGTTCCAGCAGCCCCAAGAATAATAGTCCTGAAGCCCCTCaagactgtgactgagagagcCATTAGGCTCTCAGTTTATACTCTCCTGCTGGAGTGGGAAATTAAGGTCAGGATTGTTTGAGGTAATATCTGCTGGTGTTGGACCAGTCACTGAAACAGCTGGTGGCAGAAAATAAGGCCAAACAAAATATAACTAGTAAGGCAAGAGCTCTGCTACAGCATGGGCTACATGTTATCTCAGCAGAGGTGGGCCCAGGTGACTGGAAGAAATGACTTCCCAACATTGGAGGTCTGACTTCTTCTATACAAGTACTGTTGACAACTGAGATGTGGTATTATGTATAGTTTGTTTTAGTCAACACAAAggtatatgcattttaaatatttttaaataggaatTAAATTCTGTATATGAAAACGATTCTGAAAACTGGACATAATGaacatcatttttataaattttgcATATACCCCTGAATCAAAATCTGAGAATAGTGCTTCAAATACACCAAATATTTGCAAACACGgtaaatatacagaaaaagaaataaaaatgaaatggaccCACCATCGGTGTAAAACAGTTTAACATTGTTAGTTTGGTTAATTAATGTGTGTACTGTTGCAGTGTCAGCTGGGTGAATGATTGTAACATCTGTAAAAGGTCTGTCGCTGTGGTACATTCCCTTCAGTTCAGGGGTGCTGTAGAGCTTAAATGTTAATCCTTAAATCTCCTGTGAAGGGAAAGCTGTTTGTATAACCGGCCTGCCGGTACCCCATGctgataaaaaaatgttaaagcaTTCCTTAGACTATAGCTCTacaacaattaaacatttaatcaCAATAGGACATGACATTCAGTTTTTTCCACatgaaaaagatgttttttatatgtatgGAAAGGTCTAATTCACTTTATAGGTTTGCCACAAATGTGACATTTAGTTCTTATTTAAGTGCTGTGTTAGTCTTTCAGTAGAAGctagaacattttcttttgataaaaacattgaagcggttgtttttctttttaatttttacaatgttaattagaaaaaatgtaacaattccTGGAGACCCTCAAACATGTGGACACAATGTTTTATCATTAAACCACAAATGCATAAtccacaaaaaatgtgtaaaacagatTTATGTGAGAGTGAACTGTAATGTTTTTTAGCAGTGCTTGCTGCCTTGTTAGTGTCCAGTCCAGGGCTGGTACATGGGCAGAATAGAAATGCGCCAGGTTCTTTGTTCTTTTGGAGCCTTTGTACTGTAGCACTCTGTGGCACTCATTAGTGCCATCCCAAAGCCATGAACTGGGATGGAAAAACACTCACTGCCACCTACAGGAAGATAAGTTCCATCACTGTTCACTCATCTACCAACAGGACAATGAGGCAGTTTACTTTCACTGCCTGGCCCAGCTATATCTGGGCATAACTCTTGTAGCATTCCAGCTGTCTTTGCTTTCAGCACCTGGTTATTCTGCCCTATCCAATAGCACAGAATGTTGTATAAGAAACTGCACAAATTCTTAGATGCTCTGGGGAGACCTCTGTGCAGAATGTTTTGTTCTCTCTAAGTTTTTGCTTGCTGTGCATCTGAAGGCTCATTATTGGTGGGGGAGAATTACCAGGGCTAAATCTGTAGGATTACCAGAATACTGGTAGGTACTGAAAACTGGTGAGCTTCTCAGCAGCATGTAGTTTTGGACATTCCTCTGTGTTTGCCGTGCTTGTCCTCAGTCTTCAGGGAAAgaaacttttaatttttaactaATTTAATGTTGCATCTGTCTGGCAGGACATGGAGTCAACAGGTACCATGTGACAATTACAGACATGAACTGACATTTGTGAGAACAGTGACGCACTTAGAAACAGACTGAAGGTAAGGCAACTCCTATTTACATGATTTAATATGTGTATATGCTCCTGAATGGTGATTGTGGTAAcacagttgcatttatttttttagaatagAAGCCTCAGATAAGTACTATGACTTAACTAAAGGaacaatttgaaatgttttatttggatCTGTACTGgtaggtttttctttttgttaattttggtGTAGTTAAGTTAAGTACCTTTAActgaaatattgcattttgtgaggtcattgtcatttttgttgtgaTTGCTTATGATGCAGTTGATAGGAGTAATGGGTAGTGTAAATAGAGTTGATAAGAACAAGAAGAAACAAGAACAGAATTAAATGAATGTTGCTGACAGTCCAGtatgtatgctgtatatattgGTGGGTTCGGTGaatattttcagaaagatgAGCAATCCTGCAGAACAGGCTGATGAGAGGCTGACCAGCCAAGAGGCCCTATGCCTAAAAGAAACCTCCAAAGATCAATGCTGCTCCACGCTGAAGGTAATGCCAGATCATAATTCCAGTGCACAATGAGGACTTCTGGTTGGAGTCCAGGTTTATATAATTCTtactctctcttcttttcctgtctctctttcagctGTTCATTGTAGCCCTGTCCTTTGCCTACTTCTCCAAGGCTCTGTCAGGGACCTACATGAAAAGTTCCATCACACAGATTGAGAGAAGGTTTGATCTTTCCAGCTCCCACACCGGGCTCATAGATGGCAGTTTTGAGATCGGTAACAATAGCACATTGTCATAATGAGTGAAATGTTTCAAGCAATCCTGCTTCTCTTCTGCTGCTCCTGTGGCTCTCCCTGCTGTAATTCTGTAGGTGACCAGTTGTTCCTGCTATATTTCTCCTGCAGGGAACTTGCTGTTCCTGGCAGCAGTAAGTCACTTTGGGGCCAAACTGCACCGTCCCAGGCTAATAGCGGCAGGGTGTCTAGTTATGGCTGTTGGTACAGGCCTCATTGGTCTACCTCACTTCTTCATGGGACGGTAAACATACGTCATCAAAAGCACATACTTTAAAAGTACAACGTTCCACACACTTTTGTTGTAGTGATTTTACAGTATGCTGCTCAGCTGATACATTGTGTCATGCTAGATCTCTTGTAGTGAACAGGCATCATCTATAGCTTATTATCTATAAATACCCCaactgtaaatgaataaatgtttttttgtttgtttctgtgattATCCTTGTAGTTACAAGTTTGAAACTGTGATCCGAAGTTCaatgaatgaaaatggcagTATATCTCCCTGTCTGGATATTCCAAAACTGCCTGCTTCTCAGGAGACCCTACCTATGCCATCTCTCGACATTGATGCAGGTAAAAGTCACACCTGAACACATTACTCTTGTATCAGCACAGGTGAAGACAGAATAGCTTCTCAATGAGGCAGACTTGATAGGCAGAAGTCCCAAAAAGAGTAAATTTGACTCATTGATTCATTGATTATTGGAAAGGGACAGATTGGGTGACACAGTCAGCCAATACATCTACTATGTAGCAAGGCCAGTAGTAGGATGCTGGCCTCCATATTATTCTGTTATTCCCTGACCAAAGATCTCCAACATAGTGCCTGTAGATACATAGGTTGAAATGATTATAATGTAAGGAATCAGAGAAGGTTTGCAGAGTGAGGTTTTTTTCAGGGATAGCTTCTCCTGTGCTTGCTTCCAAAGTGGCCTGTTCCTCTTTGGGTTTATCTGTCCTAGGTATTTGAAGTTACTCTGAGCCTAGAAAAGGCCAACTGTTGTGTCTTTGCACAGAACCATCAAAAACTTTCCCAGCTCTGTGTGTAGAAgtatgtctctgtctctctgagtgTCTATATGTGTATACAAACTGAAGCTCTTTGGGTAGACAATAGAAACTCTGTGCACACATGGTGTATATAGGCTGCATGTGACATTGCGTGTAcaccgtgtgtgtctgtgtgtttctacAGCATGTGTGAAGGACTCTCAGTCTCACATGTGGATCTATGTGTTCCTGGGAAACACCCTCAGGGGACTAGGCGAGACACCCGTCACACCTCTGGGAATATCATACATCGATGACTTTGCAAAAGCCGAGAATTCGGCCTTCTACATTGGTAAGCACCTGTAGAAACTGTTGTTGCACATGAATGAAAGACAGTTATATTTTATGGAATCTTTATCTGATTCACAGCTTGTCTACAGACCATCACTTTGCTGGGACCCATGTTTGGCTTCTTATTGGGATCAATGTGTGCTAGACTATATGTAGACATTGGCTTTATCAATACAGGTAAGACTGTCATCAATGATGCAGATGATGTATAACTGTATATTGCATCATTTATACGTTGCTTTTTATCATCTACCATTATATCGATTATATACTATAATCGATTGTATTGATATCGTACCCCATCTATGATGTAAAAATAGATAATCTATTCCATTAGTCAATCAGTTTTTTACCTCTAAATGTCCTTAAGTTGCATGAAAGAAACGTAAGATGTGTGCTATGTAAACCGATGCTGTATTTGGCAAATTTTGCAGGAACAGCTGTTGTTGACAAAAAAAGCATAGAATGGTTAAATGATTGGgtctgtggctgtgctctgtgtttgtgtatcatTGTTGGTGACAGAAGAATGTTCATGTGTTTGCATGAACACTCACATTAGAGAGCATGcttgttcatgtgcatgtgtaagtgctTGTACAGGcctgactgcatgtgtgtgtgtgacagaggctGGTCTCTTGCAGACAGCATAACTATCACTCCAAAGGATGCACGGTGGGTCGGAGCCTGGTGGCTGGGCTTCCTGGTGTCCTCAGCCATCAtgctcctggctggcctcccgtTCTGGTTCTTCCCCAGGTCTCTGCCCAAACAGGGCGAGGAGCACGTGGTTCCACTGCCTCCACAGGAGCAGCCAGAGCTCCCTGCCCCTCAAGCCTCAAAGCTGGCTGACATTGCCAAAGGCAAGCTGATACAAGCCCAAGCCCTGACCCACACCATGACCACAGTAGGGCCTGCAGAACACCAGCATTTTTGGTTTTGTCACAGGAGACATCACCCTCTACATTCTCTGCTCTCTTCCTTCCAAGCTTCTTTGTCTTGTTCAATCAGGACCTCTGTATAAAGCCATAATACATAGAGTTCCATGTATGAAATCCACACCTCTAGTTCAGATTCCCTGTTGTCCAAATTAAGCGAGCCAGTAAATATGCCTCCAGATCTTCTGCCCAAATACAGTAAGAGGGTTAATTAGTCATTTCGGTTCTGTTACAGGTTTTCTTCCCTCCCTGAAAAAGCTTTTGGGCACCCCAGCCTACTTCTTACTTCTGTGTGGTAGTATTCTGAAGTTCAACTCCTTT
The nucleotide sequence above comes from Anguilla rostrata isolate EN2019 chromosome 7, ASM1855537v3, whole genome shotgun sequence. Encoded proteins:
- the LOC135259153 gene encoding solute carrier organic anion transporter family member 1C1-like — encoded protein: MSNPAEQADERLTSQEALCLKETSKDQCCSTLKLFIVALSFAYFSKALSGTYMKSSITQIERRFDLSSSHTGLIDGSFEIGNLLFLAAVSHFGAKLHRPRLIAAGCLVMAVGTGLIGLPHFFMGRYKFETVIRSSMNENGSISPCLDIPKLPASQETLPMPSLDIDAACVKDSQSHMWIYVFLGNTLRGLGETPVTPLGISYIDDFAKAENSAFYIACLQTITLLGPMFGFLLGSMCARLYVDIGFINTDSITITPKDARWVGAWWLGFLVSSAIMLLAGLPFWFFPRSLPKQGEEHVVPLPPQEQPELPAPQASKLADIAKGFLPSLKKLLGTPAYFLLLCGSILKFNSFIGLFTFKAKYMEQQFGQSAARANFLIGVLNLPTFAVGIFLGGLLMKRYKLSVVSGAQLSFVTSFLAYLLLLPQFGIKCENSQVAGLTVSYNGSPGVSYEEHTLFSECNTGCSCSVGEWDPVCSENGITYMSPCLAGCTSSSGTGRNTVFHNCSCVMASPPESGSLSVSLGQCARSPACGHSFTIYMAVSVLSSFINSLGTTPGYMVIIRCITPELKSLALGIQTLVIRALGGLPAPVYFGALIDSTCLKWGLKKCGGRGACRMYDSDMYRVIFLGLITCLSGSSYFFTAAVIVLLRRQFQREEGKTGDPPTKQDGLELHLSQPEKETDRNADQTNGQF